The Streptomyces laurentii region GATAGGCGTGGTCGCGGACGAAGCGGTAACCGGCCATCACGTCCCGGCCGATGCCGGGGCGCTCCGCCCCCGGTTCCCGGTCCGGGCCGAGCGGGCGGCGGATGAGCGCGGCGCCCAGGGACGCGAAGAGGAAGGACACCGCGTCCGCCAGGAAGGGCGCCCAGCGCGCCGCCGAGAACAGCAGCCCGCCCAGCGGGGCGCCGATGACGCGGGCCGCCATGTCCCGGCCCATCGAGCGGGCGGTGGCCTCCCCGATCTGCTCCTTCGGCACGATCCGGCGCAGCGAGGGGATCGTCGATCCCGAGGTGATCCCGGACGCGGCACCGGCCACGCAGGCCAGCGCGGAGAGCAGCCACACCGCCGCGTCGCCGCGGTGGACCGCGTACGCGACCGCGCCGAGCGCCGCCGCCTGCACCAGGGGGCCGATGATCAGGGTGAGGCGGCGGGAGACGCGGTCGGCGAGGGCGCCGCCGAGGAGCGTGGTCGCGAGGGTGCCGACCATCGTGGCGGCGGTGATCACCCCGGCCCGGGTGACCGATCCGGTGGCGTACAGGATCAGCAGCGGGAAGGCGATGTTCGAGACGCTGGTGCCGAGCGCGGAGAGGCCGTGCCCCGCCCACCAGCCGACGTAGTCCCGGTTGCGCCACAGTGAGACCCGGGGGCCGACGGGCGGATCGTCCTGGGGCGGCCCCGTCTCCGTACCGTCACGTCGCATGCCCGCAGGTTCCTCTCGGTGGGTTTCGCGCACTGGTCCCATTCGATGCTGCCGGTGGGAAACACCGCCGGCCAGGCAACGAACCGGCAGTACAGGGCCGTTGGACGCGTGCCGTCAGTTGCCGGGTTCCTGCCTGGAAAGCGTTCCCGGGCGTTGGCAGGATCGCCGGGGACCCGCCCCCCGACAGACGTACAGAGGAGACCCGCCATGCCCGCCAGCACAGGCCCCCACGCCGTCGTCCCGCTCGCGGCGGCCGTCGCAGCGGAGGGGGTGGCGGCCGGTGACCCCGGCCGTCCGGAGCGGGGCGGGGACGTGGCGGGGCGGGGGCTGCCCGAGATCCGGGCGGCTGTCGCCGCCGCGCTCGCCGTGGTCACCGGGCTGCCGGCCGACGACGTGCCGTGGGACACCGGGCTGACCGCGCTCGGCGTGACCTCGCTGGAGATCGGCCGCATCTGCGCACGGCTCGGTGACGCGCTGGGGCGGCCGGTGCCGATCTCGCAGATCTACCGGCAGCGGACCGCCGCCGGGCTCGCGGAGTGGATCCACGCCACGGACGGGCGGCCGCACGCGGCACCCGGCGAGGGCACGGAGGCCGGTGACGACACGCGGGCCCCGCTCTCGCCGACGCAGACCTTCATGTTCATGAAGCACGTCTTCAAGCCCGACGACCTGTCGCTGCACTCGGTGCGCTGCTGGCGCATCGAGGGCCGCCCGGACCGGGCCGCACTGGCCGCCGCCGTGGAGTACCTGCACCGCAGGCACCGTTACCTCAGCGCCGAATACCTCTTCCAGGAGCAGCCGTACGTCCGCCCCGCCGACCTGCCCGCCCCGCCACTCGGCGCGTTCCTCGCGGACACCGAGGAGGAGGCGAAGGACGTGCTGGCGCGCGAACTGGCCAAGCCCTTCCGGCTGGTGCGCGGCGACGTGTGGCGGCCGGTCTTCGTGGCGGTGCGCCAGGCGCACGTCACCCTCTTCGGGTACGCCGTCCACCACGTGGCGTTCGACGGCGGCTCGTCCGAGGTCCTGGCGCACGACCTGTCGGCCGCCTACAACGCGTACGCCGAGGGCCGGACGCCCGGCCTGGAGCCCGCCCCCGGTCCGCGCGAGGTGGCCGAGGCGCTGGAGGCGCATCTGCCGTACGTGGATCTCGACGCCCAGCGCGAGTACTGGCGGCGCACGATCAACGGCATGACCCCGCTGGAATACCCGGGCGGTGCGGAGGCGCCGCGCGGGACACCCTGCCGGATGATCGACCTGCCGCTGCCCGCCGGGCTCGCCGACGGGGTGCGGGGGCTCGCGCAGCGCCACGGGGTCAGCCCGTTCGCCGTGTATCTGAGCGCGTACGGGCAGGGCATGGCGGAGCTCATCGGCGAGCACGACTTCGGCGTCGGCACGCCCGTCAACCGGCGCGGGAACAGCGTCCTCAGCCGGGCCGCGGGATGCCTCATCGACATCCTGCCGCTGCGGCCCAGGACGGACCCGGACGCCTCGCCCGCCGCGTCGATCGCCGCCACCGCCGGGGCCGTCGCGGAGGCGTTCTCCGCGCAGGACCTGTCGATCTCCGAGATCGCCGGGCTCCAGCTGAAGACGGAGTCCACGGACCGCAACCGGATGTTCCAGACGATGTTCGTGCTCCAGGACAACGGACTCGGCGAACTGGCCCTGAAGGGGCTGCCGTCGCAGTTCTTCCGGCCACGCTACCCCGGTGTCTCCGGCGAGGTGCACGCCGAGGTCTGGCCCGCCGCCGGGACGCACGGACGGCTGGTGATCGGCTACCACCCGGACCGGACCTCCGGCGCCTTCTGTACCCGGCTCGCCGAGGCCATGCTCGACCGGCTCAGCGGATACCTGGCCTGATCCGATGACGACGTCCAGGGACAACCCGTGGATCGGCAGCCGGATCGGCGCCGTGGACCGGCCGCGTACGCGGGTGATCTGCCTGCCGCAGTCGGGTGCGGGGCCCGCCGCGTTCACCGCCTGGCGGCCCCATCTGCCGCCCGGCGTGGAGATCGCCACCGTGACCCTGCCCGGCCGGGGCCCCCGGACCGCCGAACCGCTGCCGCCGGACCCGGACACCGTGACGCGCCTGCTGCTCGACGGGCTGCGCCCCGAACTCGACGTGCCGTACGTCCTGTTCGGTCACAGCCTGGGCGCGCTGCTGGCCCACGCGGTGACCGTCCGGGCCGCCCGGGAGGGTGTTCCCGCACCGGCCGCGCTCGTCGTGTCCGGGTCGCGGGCGCCGCACACCCCACCCGGGGCTTCGGTCGCCGAGTACGACGATCAGGGCCTGGCCGCCTGGCTGACCCGGATCGGCGGGCTGCCGCCGGAGCTGCTGCGGCACGGCGCGTACGCCGCGTACGTGTTCCGTACGGTCCGCGCCGACCTGGCTCTGGCCGAGCGGATCGTGACGGCCGGGCCGGTACGGGTCGGCTGCCCGCTCCACGCGTTCGGTGGGGTGGACGACACGCTCGCACCGCCCGCCCTGATCGAGGAGTGGCGCGCCTGCGCGGCCGGAGAGCACACCACGACGCTGCTGCCCGGCGGACACGGCTTCCCGCAGTCCGAACCGGCGGCGACCGTCGCCGCACTGGCCGGCGTCCTGCCGGTATCCGTACATCCATCACAGGAAGGACCGCCACGGTGACCACGACCGAGCAGACCGAAGCCATCCGTACCCAGGTGAGGGCCTATCTGACCGAGGAGCTGGCGACGCCCGTCGCCGACGACCTCAACATCTTCGGCGCGGGCCTCGCCAACTCGCTGTTCACGATCCAGCTCGTGACCTACGTGGAGCGCGCCTTCGGCGTCCAGGTCGGCACCGACGAGCTGGACGAAGTGCACTTCTGCTCCGTCGACGCGATCACCGCGTTCGTGGCCGCCAAGCCGGCGCGCTCCGTCGCCTGACCATCCCGCCCGCCCTCTCCTGCCGGAGGCTCCACGTGAAGCCGTCGCCCCTCGAAGCGGCCCTGCCCCTGTCGCCGTTGCAGGAAGGGATGCTCTTCCACGCCCTGTACGACGAGGAGGGCGTCGACGTCTACACGATCCAGGTCGCCTTCGGGCTGGGCGGCGCGCTCGACGCGGACCGGCTGCGGGCCGCGTGCGGGGCGCTCCTGGAGCGGCATCCGGTGCTGCGGGCGGGCTTCCAGCAGCGGAAGACGGGCGAGCCCGTTCAGCTGGTACGACGGCGGGCCGCGGCGCCGTGGACGGACCTCGACCTGAGCGCGCTCCCGGCGGACGAGCAGCAGGACCGGCTCGCCCGCTACCGGACCGACGACCGGGCCCGGGGCTTCGACATGGGCCGCCCGCCACTGATCCGCTTCACCCTGGCCCGGCTCGCCGACGACGAGCACGTCATGATCCTGACGTACCATCACATTCTCCTGGACGCATGGTCGTTCCAGATCGTGCTGCGCGACCTGCTGGTGCTGTACGCGGCCGGGGGCGACGGCGGGGCGCTGCCGCCCGCGGTCCCCTTCGCCCGCTATCTCTCCTGGCTCGCCGGGCAGGACCGGGCCGCGTCCGAGG contains the following coding sequences:
- a CDS encoding major facilitator superfamily protein (COG0477 Permeases of the major facilitator superfamily;~H+ Antiporter protein; TIGR00900;~The Major Facilitator Superfamily (MFS) isa large and diverse group of secondary transporters that includes uniporters, symporters, and antiporters. MFS proteins facilitate the transport across cytoplasmic or internal membranes of a variety of...; cd06174;~identified by MetaGeneAnnotator; putative;~major facilitator superfamily protein [Streptomyces bingchenggensis BCW-1];~putative substrate translocation pore); this translates as MRRDGTETGPPQDDPPVGPRVSLWRNRDYVGWWAGHGLSALGTSVSNIAFPLLILYATGSVTRAGVITAATMVGTLATTLLGGALADRVSRRLTLIIGPLVQAAALGAVAYAVHRGDAAVWLLSALACVAGAASGITSGSTIPSLRRIVPKEQIGEATARSMGRDMAARVIGAPLGGLLFSAARWAPFLADAVSFLFASLGAALIRRPLGPDREPGAERPGIGRDVMAGYRFVRDHAYLRFTVIWMALLNAVAQGFFLLLIALVKHRGGDPQTIGFVNATALVGGVVGAVIGPLLLARIRARTALLVSAWVFVESFAVVALVPEPWQIGAVLLVATAAMVPLNVILESYEVRLVPDEYSGRVSAVSRFGMQALQWTGPLGAGFLGDRFGVQGAVLFLMVLMAALAVALHLTRSLRVLDGPVDAVEELPVPGAREGAGV
- a CDS encoding non-ribosomal peptide synthetase (identified by MetaGeneAnnotator; putative;~sequence version:1), with translation MPASTGPHAVVPLAAAVAAEGVAAGDPGRPERGGDVAGRGLPEIRAAVAAALAVVTGLPADDVPWDTGLTALGVTSLEIGRICARLGDALGRPVPISQIYRQRTAAGLAEWIHATDGRPHAAPGEGTEAGDDTRAPLSPTQTFMFMKHVFKPDDLSLHSVRCWRIEGRPDRAALAAAVEYLHRRHRYLSAEYLFQEQPYVRPADLPAPPLGAFLADTEEEAKDVLARELAKPFRLVRGDVWRPVFVAVRQAHVTLFGYAVHHVAFDGGSSEVLAHDLSAAYNAYAEGRTPGLEPAPGPREVAEALEAHLPYVDLDAQREYWRRTINGMTPLEYPGGAEAPRGTPCRMIDLPLPAGLADGVRGLAQRHGVSPFAVYLSAYGQGMAELIGEHDFGVGTPVNRRGNSVLSRAAGCLIDILPLRPRTDPDASPAASIAATAGAVAEAFSAQDLSISEIAGLQLKTESTDRNRMFQTMFVLQDNGLGELALKGLPSQFFRPRYPGVSGEVHAEVWPAAGTHGRLVIGYHPDRTSGAFCTRLAEAMLDRLSGYLA
- a CDS encoding hypothetical protein (identified by MetaGeneAnnotator; putative;~sequence version:1) — translated: MTTSRDNPWIGSRIGAVDRPRTRVICLPQSGAGPAAFTAWRPHLPPGVEIATVTLPGRGPRTAEPLPPDPDTVTRLLLDGLRPELDVPYVLFGHSLGALLAHAVTVRAAREGVPAPAALVVSGSRAPHTPPGASVAEYDDQGLAAWLTRIGGLPPELLRHGAYAAYVFRTVRADLALAERIVTAGPVRVGCPLHAFGGVDDTLAPPALIEEWRACAAGEHTTTLLPGGHGFPQSEPAATVAALAGVLPVSVHPSQEGPPR
- a CDS encoding hypothetical protein (identified by MetaGeneAnnotator; putative;~sequence version:1); translation: MTTTEQTEAIRTQVRAYLTEELATPVADDLNIFGAGLANSLFTIQLVTYVERAFGVQVGTDELDEVHFCSVDAITAFVAAKPARSVA